The Liquorilactobacillus nagelii DSM 13675 DNA window CAATTAATTGGCAAGTGGTTTGATGAACAGACAATTTATCGAGCTGGATATGTTTTTGAACGAAATACAGACTTTCATCGACGGCATCCAATGTTGAAATAAGTCCGACTAAAATTTTGATATCAAAAAGACTGTCACTAAAATTAACTTGAGCAGCTAACTTTAGTGAACAGCCTTTATTTATTTATTATTCGCTGAATGATCTTTTCGGCGGGTTCGATGTGGGTAATTCGATCAGCTACTTGACCAGCCATAAAAGCACCATTTTTTAAATCACCATCCTGAACGGCTGCTTTTAATGAGGCATTGGTCGAGGATTGACCGGGATGTTTGAGAACGCGTGCCCAATAACCACTGGAGGTTTTCGCCAACATCGTGCCAGGGTTACTACTTTGACACAACAAATTCCGATATTCGGAAGCTATTTGGCATTCCTCTGCGGCTAAAAAAGCTGTTCCAGCCTGGACACCAGCTGCACCGAGAATTTTCACGGCTTGGAAGTCAGGGTAATCATATATTCCTCCGGCAGCCAAAACAGGTAGATCGCTAATAGCAGTAACTTGAGGGATTAAAGTAAAGGTTGTTTCAGTTCCAACATGACCGCCAGCTTCAATTCCCTCAGCAATTAATCCATTGATTGGAAGCTGTAGCATCTTTTGTGCAATTTTTATATTAGGAATTACTGGAAAAACCTTAATTCCAGCCAGATTTAATTGTGAGAGATATTTAGCTGGGTTACCAGCACCGGTTGTAACAATAGCAATCTTTTCTTGACAAACGATTTTGACTAACTCTTGAATATTCGGTTCCAATAACATCAAATTAACGCCAAATGGTTGCTGCGTTAGTTGACGAGTTTTTTGAATCATGTCTTGAAGTTGTTGAGCTGATCGACCACCACTACCAATAATTCCTAAAGCACCAGCATTTGATACCGCGGCGACTAGTTCCGGATTACTTGCCCAAGCCATACCACCTTGAAATAACGGATATTTTAAGCCAAGCGCTTGATACCATTCCATTAGTTACATCCCCTTTAAATTAATTCATGAAAAATTGGTTCTTCCCAATACCCTAGTTTATCCCCATTAACAGAATAAATCATGCCAGTTTTTTTTGTTTTTAATAAACGATTAATTATAAATTCGGCGACTTGTTTACTTGAACCGAGTTCCCATTCAGCAGGCAACTTTCCAGTAAAATGCTTTTTTATTTTTTCAATAGCCGGTAAAGTCATATTCGTTTTAGCTGCTGGGGCCACACAGTTGACCCTTAAATCAAAACGCTTTAACTCTAAAGCAAGTGTTTTGGTCAAACCGATAATTCCAGCTTTTGCAGCCGAATAATTGGCCTGACCCGGATTACCAAATAAAGCCGATTTTGAAGTTAACATCACAATTTGACCACTAGGATTTATTTGATTAGTAAAATAATGGGTAACGTTAAACGTCCCAGTGAGGTTAGTAGTTATGACTTGATCCCAATTTTGGGTTGACAATTTAATCCACCAATTATCGGCAATGTTTCCTGCATTATTAATTAAAAAATCAATTTTCCCGCTAGTTAGCGCAGCCTGTCTAACAGCCAAACGATCGCAAACATCAAAAACGGCAATTTGAACAGTAGCCGTAGGAAAGTAATTCAAAAGTTCGTTTCTTCTAGTCTGTAGTTTAGTTGAATCACGGCCGGCTAAAATTAGCTTATAATTTTGTTTTGCAGCTTGTTGTGCTAATGCTCAACCAATACCTCGGGTTGCTCCGGTAATTAAAATTGTTTGCTTGTTCATTTTGCCCAACTTCCTTTAGCAATTACTGATTGCTGAATATTTTTGATTTGGAAAAAGTTGATTGAGGTTTCAAATAATAGATAGTCATTAAGATAGGCCGGATGACAAAATTTGATGGTGGCGTTGGTGGGGATTTTTTTGAAATATTGTTGATATTTGCTTTCGAGAGTGAGCAATAATAAATTTCCAGGAATCACGATCAATTTTTGCTGATGAAGTGGATTTTCATCTTGGGTTAGTCGTAAAAAAGAAGTTACTTCTTGGTGGCTAAACTTTTTAAAAAAATTCATTCCATGATTCCTCCGCTAATAAAATTAATTGCATTTTTCCACCACTTATTTCCAATTAAAAGACTA harbors:
- a CDS encoding NAD(P)H-dependent flavin oxidoreductase is translated as MEWYQALGLKYPLFQGGMAWASNPELVAAVSNAGALGIIGSGGRSAQQLQDMIQKTRQLTQQPFGVNLMLLEPNIQELVKIVCQEKIAIVTTGAGNPAKYLSQLNLAGIKVFPVIPNIKIAQKMLQLPINGLIAEGIEAGGHVGTETTFTLIPQVTAISDLPVLAAGGIYDYPDFQAVKILGAAGVQAGTAFLAAEECQIASEYRNLLCQSSNPGTMLAKTSSGYWARVLKHPGQSSTNASLKAAVQDGDLKNGAFMAGQVADRITHIEPAEKIIQRIINK